One part of the Raphanus sativus cultivar WK10039 chromosome 7, ASM80110v3, whole genome shotgun sequence genome encodes these proteins:
- the LOC108830808 gene encoding uncharacterized protein LOC108830808 — MGCLETFLHLPPASMLGTRAHATVADINRSGVWSLPSPRSEEQLTLHTHLTTVILNDLEDSYIWQPQGTELSTCSTGMIYNLIKEHKPQVSWFKAVWSPRGIPKQNFLTWLVVLNRCPTRDRLLGWGLQTDPACVLCNSTAESRDHLFFDCA, encoded by the coding sequence ATGGGATGCCTCGAAACATTCCTACATCTCCCTCCAGCCTCAATGCTTGGAACTAGAGCACACGCCACTGTGGCTGATATCAACAGGAGTGGCGTCTGGTCCCTCCCTAGCCCGCGATCTGAGGAGCAACTCACTCTCCACACCCATCTAACTACTGTAATACTAAACGACCTTGAGGATTCCTATATCTGGCAACCACAGGGGACAGAACTATCAACCTGCTCTACAGGGATGATATACAACCTGATAAAGGAACACAAGCCTCAAGTCTCCTGGTTCAAAGCAGTATGGAGTCCGCGTGGAATCCCGAAGCAAAACTTCCTAACTTGGCTAGTGGTCTTGAATCGCTGCCCGACGAGAGACAGATTACTTGGGTGGGGGCTTCAAACTGATCCGGCATGCGTGCTCTGCAACTCAACCGCAGAGTCAAGAGACCACTTATTCTTCGACTGCGCTTAA
- the LOC108830810 gene encoding putative glutamine amidotransferase GAT1_2.1, with translation MENLSQILPRVLVVSRRTVRKNKFVDFVGEYHLDLIVRYGCVPVIVPRVTGVHMLLDSFKPIHGVLLCEGEDIDPSLYESEISSLSPEELQEIRDTHASDTAIDKEKDSIELGLAKLCLEQNIPYLGICRGSQILNVACGGTLYLDLEKELTNKLPEERRTKHIDYDNYDGHRHVVRIVEKSPLHSWFKDSLDGENMEILVNSYHHQGVKRLAQRFVPMAFASDGLMEGFYDPDAYNPEEG, from the exons ATGGAGAATCTCTCTCAAATCCTCCCTCGCGTCCTCGTCGTCTCTAGACGCACCGTTCGTAAAAACAAATTCGTCGACTTCGTTG GTGAATATCATCTTGATTTGATAGTTCGTTATGGATGTGTACCCGTGATTGTCCCACGGGTCACTGGTGTTCATATGTTGCTTGATAGCTTCAAGCCGATCCATGGAGTTCTCCTCTGCGAAGGAGAAGACATTGATCCTTCTCTTTATGAATCTGAGATCTCTTCTCTTTCACCAGAAGAGCTTCAAGAGATTAGGGACACACATGCCAGTGATACAGCTATTGACAAAGAGAAAGATTCCATTGAGTTAGGTCTTGCTAAGCTCTGTCTTGAACAGAACATTCCTTACTTAGGAATCTGCAGAGGATCACAA ATTTTGAATGTTGCATGTGGTGGGACTCTCTATCTTGATTTAGAGAAAGAGCTTACGAATAAGTTACCGGAAGAACGTAGAACGAAGCACATCGATTATGATAACTATGATGGGCATAGACATGTTGTGAGGATTGTTGAGAAGAGTCCACTTCATTCTTGGTTTAAAGATTCGTTGGATGGAGAAAACATGGAGATTTTGGTTAATAGTTATCACCATCAAGGTGTCAAGAGATTGGCACAGAGGTTTGTGCCAATGGCGTTTGCTTCTGATGGTTTGATGGAAGGCTTTTACGATCCGGATGCGTATAATCCTGAAGAAGGGTAG